The genomic window ATGAAAGAGTATATCCCCTCATTTCCTGTATTCTCAGGGATAAACTGAGCATCAGCGGCTTTAAATATCAAGATTATGATGAACAGTAACCAAATTTTTTTCATATGCCTGAAGTATTTGCTGTTTTAACCTATTACTTGCTGAACTGATGATGGGGTGATGCCCCGAAGGGGAGACTTTGGCTGGGTGATGAGGTGATGAGGTGATGGGGTGAGGGAGAGGGATGAGGTGATGGAGTGAGGGGAGGGTAGGGGGTGATGGGATGAGGTGGATGGGAGGGGTGATTAGGGGATGACGGAGGGATGAGGTGATGAGGGGATGAGGTGATTAGACGATGTGACGATGAGATGATGCCATGGAGGGATTCTCTGGAGTAAGGCTATGCAAGTCCTACGGAGAAGAGTTGAAGGGGGTGAGTGCCTGAAAATGCTTTGAGATCCGTTGATTGACGGACGATTTGGTTCAAATTATTTCTAAAGATTTTTATTGTGTGATGTAGGGCCAAAATCCCCCGTCCGCCTCGGCGGACACCCCCTTTTAAAAAAGGGGGACATCTTTTATTCCCAAACCCGAATCCTCTAGCCAAAGGCTCCCCTTCGGGGCATCTCCTAATCTCCACATCTCCAAATCTCAATCTCCAAAGCCAAGCTCCCCTTCAGGAAATTGTCAAATTGTCAAATTGTCGAATTGTCAAATTGTCGAATTGTCAAATTGTCAAATTGTCAAATTGTCAAATTGTCGAATTAATTACTCCTCGCCCTCTTAATCAGAATATTATAAAAAGCCATAAAGAAATACCTGATATCTGTGAGGATAGGGCTTTTGTCATAGGCTTCCATGTATTTTTTCTCAGAAGCCATAATCTCATCAAGAGTTTTCGGGAGATCTACATAGAATGGTGGAACCAAACCGGGTTTGTATTGTATTCTTCGTTCCTGCATCTCAGTGGTATACAGACCAAAATAGTGCCTGCTGAGAGGTCGCACCCCTACTATCTTTAAATCCCCATTGAGGAGGTTAAAGATCATGGGTAACTCATCAATCCAGAATTTGCGCATAATTTTACCGAGGGTTGAAACCCTGAAATCGTTTTTAAACTTGCCACCAGCTTCCAGGTTATTGTGTTTATAAACATAGTCCTGCAGGTATTCTGCAAAGGGATGCATGGTGCGGAGTTTATATACATGAATGATTTTGCCATTCTTGCCAACCCGCTTTAAACTAATCATGGGGCCGTAGGTCGGACTCATATCAAAGACAGGCTTGGCAATTTTACGGGCAACAAAATATTGCCGGTTTCCAATTACCTTCTCCGAAATTACTTCAAACCCGCAAGAATATAACCTTCCAAAAGCTTCTGCTTTCGATAGGGCTCTTTCAAAACCATTTGTAATGAAGAAGTATATCTTTTTAAGAATGAACACTTTAGGGAAGACCCTTTTAAAAATGTAGTGGTAGGTAAAATAAACCAACCAGCTGATTCCTTTTGGGTATTGACGGTATACCATCTCTTTTTTGATTTCATTGGTTTCTACATTACCAATGAATAAACCTCCGGCAGCCATTTTCTGATTTACAGCTTCAAAGAATTTATTGACAAATTTGATGTCATTTACCATTTTAAGGTTAATGATCACATTGAATACATCAGCCGGAATGGCGGAAACATTAAACCTTGTGGTAGTGGAGGTGACCAGCGTCTGATTTCTGTGGTTGTCGATATGTTCACAAAGAAATTGATATACTTCCTGGTTCGACTCCTGTATGATTTGCTCTTTGTAATGTCCCAGAGAAAAAGCCGGGTAGTTTTGAGATGTTTCAACTTGGGTAGCACTTCAAATTCCCGGCTATTGGCCAATGTCTCCATATGTTTGAGAAACACTTCAACATTGTCCATGGTTTCAGATTCCCTGTCCAGCTTCCGGTGATAATAGAAAAGAGAAAAGAGAATGATTTCCAGGAAAATAGACATCCCAATAGTGCCAAAAACAATCATCCTGGAGTAGGCAAAATGATTGAAACCAACAATCATTACCGTAATTACACTCAATGCAATGAAATCGCTGATGATTACAGGTGATATAAAATCTTTCAAATACCGCTTGTCATCATAGGCATACTTTCTGCTGGGGATGGAAGCAGCTAACCAAATTCCCAGGAATATGATGAATGGCTCAAAGTAATAGGGGAGGTAAATCTAAGTGAAGCCGGTTTCATCCAAATAAAAAGCAAAAAGGAGGCCGTTACCAGCAGGATATCAATCACATAAAACAGGATCACCCGGTAGTTTACCCTGAAGTGAAAACTCTTTATCCTTTCAGAAGTCTCTTTTTTCTCTATGTCAACGTTTACTTTTAATACCATTTCATCCTTATGATAATACCAACTTTCCAGGCTCATGTTTTTTAATCTTCATTAAATTAATAGAAAAAGTGATCAGAGGTAACAGCGAATAATATGAATATTATTTCTTTCGCTGCAGGAGTATTTTCTTAACCTGGTTTTAAGGTTTTGCATCACCAACTCCTGGG from Bacteroidales bacterium includes these protein-coding regions:
- a CDS encoding sugar transferase; the encoded protein is MIINLKMVNDIKFVNKFFEAVNQKMAAGGLFIGNVETNEIKKEMVYRQYPKGISWLVYFTYHYIFKRVFPKVFILKKIYFFITNGFERALSKAEAFGRLYSCGFEVISEKVIGNRQYFVARKIAKPVFDMSPTYGPMISLKRVGKNGKIIHVYKLRTMHPFAEYLQDYVYKHNNLEAGGKFKNDFRVSTLGKIMRKFWIDELPMIFNLLNGDLKIVGVRPLSRHYFGLYTTEMQERRIQYKPGLVPPFYVDLPKTLDEIMASEKKYMEAYDKSPILTDIRYFFMAFYNILIKRARSN